Proteins found in one Anopheles aquasalis chromosome 3, idAnoAquaMG_Q_19, whole genome shotgun sequence genomic segment:
- the LOC126575235 gene encoding uncharacterized protein LOC126575235 — MKLAYSSSSNGMRMAAKRSTMFMVVCIGLVATVRSVVMADDAFAPADDACVGDAVSARCHYSDHRIDRLDQDQEQRLLLFNREARTGSSLSRQAERNQRREEEARSAVDRRDERRMEAFRNRQDDRQEERQRLVRADREANRLDERRERDLYERREEERFDGERRDQERRSSRNDRAVERREEERKSDERRFDSSFRQDQERRAQREVERREDRREQRGEDRRDDRMEDRREERREDRRDDRVEDRREERGEDRREERREDRRDDRVEDRREERGEDRRDERREYQVEDRREERREDRRDDRVEDRREERRQDRVEDRREERREDRVEERRERSPLGRREDRTAERTTERRHRDESVRGRGDERRERSDRQRAVGARQRTERIYTWKAEQDELSIDVQQQDNALFYQLLQSAAFVGILGYWLLKGETKDEELELKKPSQPLMQTFNDLLARVNQ; from the coding sequence ATGAAGCTGGcgtacagtagcagcagcaacggtatgCGAATGGCGGCCAAGCGGAGTACCATGTTCATGGTCGTGTGCATTGGcctcgtggccaccgttcgcAGTGTGGTGATGGCGGACGATGCGTTTGCTCCGGCCGATGATGCGTGTGTCGGTGATGCTGTGTCCGCGCGTTGTCACTATTCCGaccatcgcatcgatcgcttggatcaggatcaggagcaacggttgttgctgttcaaTCGGGAAGCCCGGACTGGTTCCAGCTTGAGCCGCCAGGCCGAGCGGAACCAACGCCGGGAGGAGGAAGCTCGATCGGCAGTAGATCGTCGTGATGAGCGTCGTATGGAGGCATTCCGTAATCGTCAGGATGATCGCCAGGAAGAGCGCCAACGACTGGTTCGTGCGGATCGTGAGGCCAACCGGCTCGATGAGCGAAGAGAGCGTGATCTATACGAACGCCGTGAAGAGGAACGTTTCGATGGGGAGCGGCGTGATCAGGAGCGTCGATCTAGTAGAAATGATCGGGCTGTGGAGCGCCGAGAGGAGGAACGAAAAAGTGACGAGCGTCGATTCGATAGCAGTTTTCGACAGGATCAAGAGCGACGTGCACAACGCGAGGTAGAACGGCGTGAGGATCGCCGTGAACAACGTGGAGAGGATCGCCGTGATGACCGTATGGAAGATCGCCGTGAAGAACGCCGAGAGGATCGCCGTGATGACCGTGTGGAAGATCGACGCGAAGAACGTGGAGAGGATCGCCGTGAAGAACGCCGAGAGGATCGCCGTGATGACCGTGTGGAAGATCGACGCGAAGAACGTGGAGAGGATCGCCGTGATGAACGCCGAGAGTATCAAGTTGAGGATCGCCGTGAGGAACGCCGAGAGGATCGCCGTGATGACCGTGTGGAAGATCGACGCGAAGAACGTCGACAAGATCGAGTTGAGGATCGCCGTGAGGAACGCAGAGAGGATCGAGTTGAGGAACGACGTGAGAGATCGCCATTGGGACGACGAGAGGACCGCACAGCAGAGAGGACCACCGAACGTCGCCATCGGGATGAGTCGGTACGTGGACGAGGGGACGAAAGACGTGAACGAAGCGATCGTCAGCGTGCGGTGGGTGCTCGCCAACGCACCGAACGCATCTACACCTGGAAGGCAGAGCAGGATGAACTGTCCATCGatgtccagcagcaggacaatgCGCTCTTCTATCAGCTGCTCCAAAGTGCAGCCTTCGTTGGCATTTTGGGCTACTGGCTGCTCAAGGGAGAAACCAAGGACGAAGAGCTAGAACTCAAGAAGCCATCGCAGCCATTGATGCAGACCTTCAACGATCTGCTGGCTCGTGTCAACCAGTAA
- the LOC126574581 gene encoding mitogen-activated protein kinase p38b-like — MTKFYKTEINKTEWEVPEKYQMLTPVGSGAYGQVCSAMDTEHNVKVAIKKLARPFQSAVHAKRTYRELRMLKHMNHENIIGLLDVFHPGGSTLDSFQQVYLVTHLMGADLNNIIRTQRLSDEHVQFLVYQILRGLKYIHSAGIIHRDLKPSNIAVNEDCELKILDFGLARPTENEMTGYVATRWYRAPEIMLNWMHYNQTVDIWSVGCIMAELLTSRTLFPGTDHIHQLNLIMEILGTPNDEFMAKISSESARHYIRSLPRTEKRNFSDVFRGANPLAIDLLEKMLELDADKRITAEQALAHPYLEKYADPSDEPTSTLYDQSFEDMDLPVERWKELVFGEVVNFVPQQHAHIGGEAQS; from the exons atgaccAAATTCTATAAAACGGAAATCAACAAAACGGAATGGGAGGTACCGGAGAAGTACCAGATGCTGACACCGGTCGGTAGTGGTGCATACGGGCAAGTTTG CTCGGCCATGGACACGGAGCACAACGTGAAGGTGGCCATCAAGAAGCTGGCCCGCCCGTTCCAATCGGCCGTCCACGCCAAGCGCACCTACCGCGAGCTGCGCATGCTGAAGCACATGAACCACGAGAACATTATCGGGCTACTGGACGTGTTCCATCCGGGCGGTTCGACGCTCGATTCCTTCCAGCAGGTCTACCTCGTCACGCACCTGATGGGCGCCGATCTGAACAACATCATCCGCACCCAGCGGCTCTCGGACGAGCACGTCCAGTTCCTCGTCTACCAGATACTGCGCGGTCTCAAGTACATTCACAGTGCCGGCATCATACACCGG GACCTCAAACCGTCCAACATTGCCGTGAACGAGGACTGCGAGCTGAAGATACTGGACTTTGGGTTGGCCCGGCCAACCGAGAACGAAATGACCGGCTACGTGGCGACGCGCTGGTACCGGGCACCGGAAATCATGCTCAACTGGATGCACTACAATCAAACGGTGGACATCTGGTCGGTTGGCTGCATCATGGCGGAGCTGCTCACCAGCCGGACACTGTTCCCCGGCACGGACC ACATTCATCAGCTAAACCTTATCATGGAGATACTCGGCACACCGAACGATGAGTTTATGGCGAAGATCTCCTCGGAAAGT GCGCGCCACTACATTCGCTCGCTGCCAAGAACGGAGAAACGGAACTTTAGCGATGTATTCCGGGGCGCGAATCCGCTGGCCATTGATTTGCTGGAGAAAATGCTGGAACTGGATGCGGACAAACGAATAACCGCCGAGCAGGCCCTGGCACATCC GTATCTGGAGAAATATGCGGATCCATCGGACGAACCTACCTCAACACTGTACGATCAGAGTTTCGAGGACATGGACCTGCCGGTCGAACGGTGGAAGG AACTCGTCTTCGGAGAGGTGGTGAACTTTGTTCCCCAGCAGCATGCACACATCGGTGGAGAGGCACAATcatag
- the LOC126576441 gene encoding uncharacterized protein LOC126576441 — MNLNQFPNEVLCCIFDYLPWKERQRVSLVCGRWNAIINSDHFLRYQKLVLYNCSKAKFFYGVSDELLRRQKSIEFNSNAMLDTEEFLQTVRDTFGGGEAMVESLTLNMRSEHRAAFELIVANLPKLAHLRELKISANEGLSKGLVISSACLESANISFYQNSLCVVDAPRLQKLHLTVRYRSEMELLSAVSAQLTELQVSFISKDHVARLFDCDFRSLRVLAIALKNDKYISYGSPTLAKPMDADGVFTRTIGGLQSLRIIDMCCIFDLDFLQMFTHATSLTALAINNIKLVNEVNDFINSFRKLEYLNLDGCTTSNDEPKRLVLPVLRTLVLPHKHNPLFSITELQTLTTLYYSNAMKTKTNFIEKIAKAFTNLQFLHVQNFDYELDSNAFVSLNLLSKLRVLTIKDMSVSCQVFANCKTVPHLERLVLDTIVTEVSILETIPSIFPSLQSCVLKNCFFYLIPKDKSCSYMEFEELRRQMPSCRVSTRTSTVFINQQHQ, encoded by the exons ATGAATCTAAATCAATTCCCGAATGAG GTGCTATGCTGCATTTTCGACTATCTGCCGTGGAAGGAACGGCAACGTGTTTCGTTGGTGTGTGGCCGGTGGAACGCAATCATCAATTCCGATCACTTCCTCCGCTACCAGAAGCTCGTACTGTACAACTGTAGCAAGGCCAAATTTTTCTACGGCGTCAGTGATGAATTGTTACGTCGCCAGAAGTCTATCGAGTTCAACTCCAACGCAATGCTGGACACCGAGGAGTTTTTGCAGACCGTCCGTGACACGTTCGGTGGGGGTGAGGCTATGGTCGAGTCGCTGACCCTTAACATGCGCTCCGAGCATCGGGCAGCGTTCGAGCTGATCGTGGCTAATCTACCAAAGCTGGCCCACCTACGGGAGCTGAAAATTTCGGCCAACGAGGGGCTGAGCAAGGGTCTCGTGATAAGCAGCGCGTGTTTGGAGAGCGCAAACATTTCGTTCTATCAGAACTCGCTCTGTGTGGTCGATGCGCCGAGGCTGCAAAAGCTACACCTTACAGTGCGGTACCGTAGCGAGATGGAGCTGCTGAGCGCGGTCAGTGCTCAGCTGACGGAGCTGCAGGTGTCGTTCATCTCGAAGGACCATGTTGCCAGACTATTTGACTGCGATTTCCGTTCCCTGAGAGTGTTGGCTATCGCGCTCAAGAATGATAAGTACATATCCTACGGTTCACCAACGCTTGCCAAACCCATGGACGCGGACGGTGTATTCACGAGGACCATCGGAGGGCTTCAGAGCTTGAGGATCATCGACATGTGCTGCATATTCGATCTGGACTTTCTTCAAATGTTTACCCACGCGACCTCACTCACGGCTTTGGCGATCAATAACATTAAGCTGGTCAATGAAGTAAACGATTTTATAAATAGTTTCCGTAAGCTAGAG TATCTCAATCTCGACGGATGCACGACGTCAAACGATGAACCGAAAAGACTTGTTCTGCCGGTGCTGCGAACGCTCGTGCTGCCTCACAAACATAATCCGTTGTTCAGCATTACCGAGCTGCAAACTCTGACCACGCTGTACTACAGTAAcgcgatgaaaacgaaaacgaatttCATCGAGAAGATAGCGAAAGCATTCACCAACCTTCAGTTTTTGCATGTGCAAAACTTTGATTACGAGCTTGACTCGAACGCCTTCGTCTCTCTCAATCTGCTGTCGAAGCTGCGCGTGCTGACTATCAAGGATATGTCCGTGTCCTGCCAGGTGTTTGCCAACTGCAAAACGGTTCCACACCTGGAGCGCCTAGTGCTGGATACGATAGTGACG GAAGTGTCGATACTGGAAACGATACCGTCAATATTTCCCTCACTGCAATCCTGCGTCCtgaaaaattgtttcttcTATCTCATCCCCAAGGATAAAAGTTGCAGCTACATGGAGTTTGAGGAGCTCCGGCGCCAGATGCCGAGTTGCCGTGTTTCCACGAGGACTTCGACAGTTTTTATCaaccaacagcatcagtga
- the LOC126576440 gene encoding peptide transporter family 1-like: MVSTRFEVNSNPPMRYPRSIFFIISNEFSERFNYYGMRTVLALYLTQQLAYSNDTATVIYHVFTSLVYFFPLMGAILADSWLGKFKTILYLSIVYCAGSALIALGAIPPLHLPATSITVLGLLFIAVGSGGIKPCVSAFGGDQFKLPEQAVQLAKFFSLFYFAINAGSLISTTLTPILREDVHCFGQDNCFALAFGVPAALMIFSIIVFVCGRAMYTINKPSGNMIVLVFKCIRNALTVRSKERSVNPRDHWLDYAEPKYGKGTVADIKSLMKILILYIPLPVFWALFDQQGSRWTFQATRMDGEFAGYTIKPDQIQVINPLLILAFIPLFESFVYPALAKIGIRRPLQKLSFGGILAGAAFLLSGFVEIALDRTNAMLPAPHESQMRIFNGLPCDFRFHTDAMNLTSFSVPSRGVFEALHLEPLANYTEFKYRAETGEIGCVRENASEVSGSFRLRQGQAVGYYLTSKGGKIEVLEFEDTAEKDRNGVPRVRLLANVKTAKYAMLRHASNSEISYNMSLNRHDQMTIANGEYQVYVGDRLISTVKLNVGGVYTLLLDEVLEYEFNLQKHTITPSNSVHMLWLVPQYVVITAGEVMFSITGLEFSYSQAPESMKSVIQAFWLLTVAIGNMLVVFIAEAKFVQSQSLEFFLFAVLMFLDMGLFMVLAVRYHYSQDGAIESIEVEATGKKDPLPGATGSDALSDKGSTRATGGGTTYANEAFRED; encoded by the exons ATGGTTTCAACGCGCTTCGAAGTGAACAGCAACCCG CCAATGCGGTACCCACGGTCAATctttttcatcatcagcaatgaGTTCAGCGAACGATTCAACTACTATGGCATGCGAA CGGTACTGGCACTCTACCTCACGCAGCAGCTTGCCTACAGCAACGATACGGCAACCGTGATTTATCACGTCTTCACTAGCCTGGTGTACTTCTTCCCGCTCATGGGTGCCATCCTGGCCGACAGTTGGTTGGGCAAGTTCAAGACCATCCTGTACCTGTCGATCGTGTACTGCGCCGGCAGTGCCCTGATTGCGCTCGGTGCGATACCGCCACTGCATTTACCAGCGAC CTCGATAACGGTGCTCGGTCTGCTGTTTATTGccgtcggttccggtggcattAAACCGTGCGTATCGGCGTTCGGCGGTGATCAGTTTAAGCTGCCCGAGCAGGCAGTCCAGCTGGCCAAgtttttctcgctcttctACTTTGCCATCAATGCCGGATCGCTGATCTCGACCACGTTGACACCGATCCTGCGCGAGGATGTGCACTGCTTCGGTCAGGACAATTGTTTTGCGCTGGCGTTCGGTGTACCGGCCGCACTGATGATCTTCTCGATcatcgtgttcgtgtgtgGGCGTGCGATGTACACGATCAACAAACCGTCCGGCAACATGATCGTGCTGGTGTTCAAGTGTATCCGGAACGCACTGACGGTGCGCTCGAAGGAGCGCTCGGTAAACCCACGGGACCACTGGCTGGACTATGCGGAGCCCAAGTACGGCAAGGGTACGGTGGCGGACATTAAGTCACTGATGAAGATTCTCATCCTGTACATTCCGCTGCCCGTGTTCTGGGCACTGTTCGATCAGCAGGGATCCCGATGGACGTTCCAGGCGACGCGAATGGATGGAGAGTTCGCCGGTTACACGATAAAGCCAGATCAAATCCAGGTCATCAATCCGTTGCTCATTCTCGCGTTTATTCCACTGTTCGAGAGCTTCGTGTATCCGGCCCTGGCCAAGATCGGTATCCGGCGACCGCTGCAGAAGCTTTCGTTCGGTGGCATTCTGGCCGGTGCTGCGTTCTTGCTGTCCGGGTTCGTCGAGATTGcgctcgatcgaacgaatgCCATGTTACCGGCGCCACACGAATCCCAGATGCGCATTTTCAACGGTTTACCGTGTGATTTCCGGTTCCATACTGATGCTATGAATTTGACCAGCTTTTCCGTCCCGTCGCGGGGTGTCTTTGAGGCACTGCACCTCGAACCGCTGGCCAACTACACCGAGTTTAAGTACCGGGCGGAAACGGGTGAGATCGGTTGCGTCCGTGAGAATGCGAGTGAAGTGAGCGGTAGCTTTCGGTTACGCCAGGGCCAGGCGGTTGGCTACTATCTGACCAGCAAGGGTGGTAAGATCGAGGTGCTCGAGTTTGAGGATACGGCTGAGAAGGACCGGAATGGAGTGCCTCGAGTGCGGTTACTGGCAAACGTAAAAACGGCCAAGTACGCCATGCTACGACACGCGTCGAACAGCGAAATCAGCTACAACATGTCGCTCAATCGGCACGATCAGATGACGATCGCGAACGGAGAGTACCAGGTGTACGTGGGCGATCGTTTGATCTCCACCGTGAAGCTGAACGTGGGGGGTGTCTAcacgctgctgttggatgAAGTTTTGGAATACGAATTC AATCTTCAAAAACACACTATCACACCCTCCAACTCAGTGCACATGCTGTGGCTGGTGCCCCAGTACGTCGTCATCACTGCCGGCGAAGTCATGTTCTCGATCACCGGTCTCGAGTTTTCCTACTCGCAAGCACCGGAAAGCATGAAATCCGTCATCCAGGCATTCTGGCTACTCACGGTCGCCATCGGTAACATGCTGGTAGTGTTTATCGCCGAGGCCAAGTTTGTCCAATCGCAATCGCTCGAGTTTTTCCTCTTTGCCGTGCTCATGTTCCTCGATATGGGACTGTTTATGGTGCTGGCAGTGCGATACCACTACTCGCAGGATGGTGCGATCGAGTCGATTGAAGTGGAAGCGACCGGTAAAAAGGATCCACTACCAGGGGCCACCGGCAGTGATGCGCTCTCGGACAAGGGCTCAACcagggccaccggtggtggtacgacGTACGCCAACGAAGCATTCCGAGAAGACTGA